A single region of the Thermotoga profunda AZM34c06 genome encodes:
- a CDS encoding CBS domain-containing protein, with translation MKIIVGHRNPDFDCFASCVAARKIYPDYTIVLSGTPQQNLAQYLGIYEEKYPFITEKDLIDQSVESMIVVDTASKERLGTQIQAIVENVSDILVFDHHPDIKEISIKGEKRLESVGATITMLLEEIRKRNINIDSIDATLFAIAIYEDTGNLLYTTTTVRDIDAIKYLMQKGANLIEVSDFIKYDLNYDQKLIFESLLSNLETIQIDGVTVSISIAETDKFVGGLNAVTSKLWYLEGTETLICIVRTGKKISVIGRTSSNDVDIGSMIAELGGGGHRKAASCTLNTADVLEVKRIILETLKKYLNKGLRAKDIMSFPVRVAYAEMTIGEVNKIMERTGHNGLPIIEGNKLVGIVTKKAVDKAMNHGLHNAPIKSIMSSKLIVVTPETPLNKIRQIMVENDIGRIPVVEHGILVGIITRTDVMRSSFSDAVTRPMRKAIHETVQMAFVDVRDLLITNLPKKIIDLLKQLGQYGDELNLPVYIVGGFVRDLLMGNPNYDMDIVVERDGLAFADYAAEELKAKLVKYEKFLTASIFIKNGFRIDIATARTEYYQAPTELPQVEVSTIKKDLYRRDFTINAMAIKLNSKDFGTLIDFFGAKKDLENKLIRCLHTLSFIEDPTRILRAVRFETRFGFKIELQTTQLMLQAVQQGYLEKVTGQRLRQEFEKILEEKDPVAALKRLSDFEILKHMFPGVFYTATMEEKLKSLFSFLTWAEEFFGKINKFYCVMFVFLEYHGDTALDQIKERYGLASKFIDELKIVRKMIVPLSKIVSMRLNFSDIYKVTQGFSPEAYCYLASYLDIDSQGYLKQYLEKSRQTKIKVNGHFLTKNFGINPGRIVGAMLEKVYCAKLDGMITDDQEEEFVKRLLNESISSKALEQ, from the coding sequence TTGAAGATTATTGTTGGCCATAGAAACCCCGATTTTGATTGTTTTGCATCGTGTGTTGCGGCTCGTAAGATTTATCCAGATTACACAATTGTGTTGAGTGGGACACCCCAGCAGAATCTCGCTCAATATCTTGGAATATATGAAGAAAAGTACCCTTTTATCACCGAGAAGGATTTGATCGATCAATCTGTAGAATCAATGATTGTGGTTGATACCGCTTCAAAAGAAAGGTTAGGCACACAGATTCAGGCAATTGTTGAAAATGTGTCAGATATTCTTGTTTTTGATCACCATCCAGATATAAAAGAAATATCTATTAAGGGTGAAAAGAGATTAGAAAGCGTCGGGGCAACGATTACAATGTTGCTCGAAGAAATAAGAAAGAGAAACATAAACATCGATTCTATCGACGCAACTCTTTTTGCAATAGCAATATATGAAGATACTGGAAATCTACTTTATACAACGACCACGGTGCGTGATATCGATGCGATTAAATATTTGATGCAAAAAGGGGCAAATCTGATCGAGGTATCTGACTTCATAAAATACGATCTTAACTATGATCAAAAATTGATTTTTGAATCTCTTCTGTCTAACTTAGAGACAATTCAAATCGATGGAGTTACGGTTAGTATCAGTATTGCTGAGACAGATAAATTCGTTGGTGGTTTGAATGCTGTGACGAGTAAATTGTGGTATTTGGAAGGAACAGAGACGCTCATATGTATCGTAAGAACAGGTAAAAAAATCAGTGTTATCGGTAGGACGTCATCAAACGACGTTGATATCGGAAGTATGATAGCAGAATTGGGTGGTGGTGGTCATCGTAAGGCCGCAAGTTGCACACTGAATACTGCCGATGTTTTGGAGGTTAAAAGGATCATTCTGGAAACGCTCAAAAAATATCTGAACAAAGGTCTGCGTGCGAAAGATATTATGTCTTTTCCAGTAAGGGTTGCCTATGCCGAGATGACCATCGGTGAAGTCAATAAGATTATGGAAAGGACGGGACACAATGGATTGCCGATAATCGAAGGAAATAAATTGGTTGGTATTGTCACAAAGAAAGCAGTTGATAAAGCGATGAATCATGGTTTACACAATGCACCGATCAAATCTATTATGTCAAGTAAATTGATAGTAGTCACACCAGAAACTCCATTGAATAAAATCAGGCAAATAATGGTTGAAAACGACATTGGCAGAATACCCGTCGTTGAGCATGGCATATTAGTTGGAATAATCACGCGAACAGATGTGATGAGATCAAGTTTTTCTGATGCAGTAACTCGTCCAATGAGAAAGGCAATTCATGAAACTGTTCAAATGGCCTTTGTTGACGTTCGTGATCTACTAATAACAAATTTGCCCAAGAAAATCATTGATTTACTCAAGCAACTTGGTCAATATGGTGATGAGCTCAATCTTCCTGTATACATAGTGGGTGGATTTGTGAGAGATCTGCTCATGGGCAACCCGAACTATGATATGGATATAGTCGTTGAGAGAGATGGTCTTGCCTTTGCCGACTATGCTGCTGAGGAATTAAAGGCGAAGTTAGTGAAATACGAAAAATTTCTAACTGCCTCGATATTCATAAAGAATGGTTTTAGGATAGATATAGCAACGGCTCGAACTGAATATTATCAAGCCCCTACGGAGTTACCACAGGTTGAAGTTAGTACGATAAAGAAAGATCTCTACAGAAGAGACTTCACTATAAATGCGATGGCGATAAAACTCAATTCAAAGGATTTCGGCACATTGATAGATTTCTTTGGTGCTAAAAAAGACTTGGAGAATAAACTCATAAGATGCCTTCACACGCTGAGTTTCATAGAGGATCCTACCAGAATCTTGAGAGCAGTGAGATTTGAAACGCGTTTTGGTTTCAAAATCGAATTACAGACAACTCAACTCATGTTGCAGGCAGTACAACAAGGTTATTTAGAAAAGGTTACCGGGCAGAGGCTCAGACAGGAATTCGAAAAAATCCTTGAAGAGAAAGATCCTGTGGCTGCTCTAAAAAGGCTCTCTGATTTTGAGATCCTCAAGCACATGTTTCCCGGTGTCTTTTATACAGCAACCATGGAGGAAAAGTTAAAATCGCTTTTTAGTTTTCTCACTTGGGCTGAAGAATTTTTTGGAAAGATCAACAAATTTTATTGTGTGATGTTTGTCTTTCTTGAGTATCATGGAGATACGGCATTAGACCAAATAAAAGAAAGATATGGCCTGGCATCTAAATTCATCGATGAGCTGAAAATAGTGAGAAAGATGATCGTTCCACTTTCAAAGATTGTCTCTATGAGATTGAACTTTTCTGATATATACAAAGTTACTCAAGGTTTCTCGCCTGAAGCATATTGTTATCTGGCATCTTATTTGGATATTGATTCTCAAGGATATCTCAAACAATATCTGGAAAAATCAAGACAAACTAAGATTAAGGTCAATGGACATTTTCTGACGAAGAATTTTGGTATCAATCCAGGAAGGATCGTCGGTGCCATGCTTGAGAAAGTTTACTGTGCAAAACTCGATGGAATGATCACCGACGATCAAGAGGAAGAATTTGTAAAAAGATTACTCAACGAGAGTATTTCTTCAAAAGCTCTTGAACAATGA
- the infC gene encoding translation initiation factor IF-3 has translation MPAIFYREVGSIEKEQVLLKNEQIRHPKVRVIDSDGKQIGVISTKEAIELARRKGLDLVLVSPNSDPPVAKIMDFGKYMYQISKRQKEAKKKQKIQETKQMKFRLKIDEHDYQTKLKHIRRFLEDGDKVKVTIMFRGREIAFADRGKQILDRIANDLNDIAVVEADAKLEGRDMWMQLKPKNG, from the coding sequence TTGCCCGCTATTTTTTATAGGGAGGTCGGGAGCATAGAAAAGGAACAAGTACTGTTGAAAAATGAACAAATCAGGCACCCAAAAGTTCGAGTAATCGACTCAGACGGTAAACAAATTGGGGTTATATCTACAAAGGAAGCTATTGAATTAGCAAGGAGAAAAGGACTCGATTTGGTACTGGTTTCACCGAATAGTGATCCACCCGTTGCAAAGATCATGGACTTTGGAAAGTACATGTATCAGATCTCCAAAAGGCAGAAAGAAGCAAAGAAAAAACAAAAAATTCAAGAGACAAAACAGATGAAGTTCAGACTCAAAATCGATGAACACGATTATCAAACAAAGCTCAAACACATAAGAAGGTTTCTTGAAGATGGTGATAAAGTCAAGGTCACAATTATGTTCCGAGGCAGAGAAATCGCCTTTGCCGACAGAGGAAAACAGATCTTGGATCGAATAGCGAATGATCTCAATGATATAGCAGTAGTTGAAGCCGATGCAAAACTCGAAGGCAGAGATATGTGGATGCAGCTAAAGCCAAAAAATGGATGA
- a CDS encoding ABC transporter substrate-binding protein has translation MRKFLVVFLVLATFLVFAEVKNPDTIVRLNLAGEPDTFDPHFAYDTASGEVLSEVYECLIEYVGSSVTEMAPRLATQVPTVQNGLIKDDGKTYVFPIRKGVKFHNGAELKPEDVEYSFERGLLFDPAGGPMWMLWEAMFEVYALEELVEAVAGKPYSEMIDSNTGEPLPEYKDTLVKIYTDYIDPAIEVEGDNVVFHLKRPFGPFLSILCGYANWSMILNKEWSIAQGCWDGKADTWWRYHDLAKEKSPLYAKTNGTGPFKVVEWDRAQQRVTLERFDGYWRGPAKIKKVIIWNVGEWSTMKAMLEKGDADIAAVPTIYLPQIENTPGITVIKPLPYVSVTSLHFNWNVRPDSKYIGSGKLDGEGIPPDFFSDEHLRRAFAYVINYDAVIKDVLRGLGSRVPADLPSTLLGYNPKLPLYQFSITKATEEFKKAWNGEVWKKGFKLTLLYNTGNEVRRTIAEMIKTYVEMINPKFKIEVRGEQWPTYLTSYKNGYLPAFIIGWVADYPDPHNFIQTYYHSAGTYGFAQGENFKKFVSTPRPELGGKSVNQIIEEAATNPDPAVRQKLYEQVQIVAINNVLGVPLYETQTFFVGRSWVKGWFNNPMRPGHDYYYLWKEE, from the coding sequence ATGAGAAAATTTCTCGTAGTTTTTTTGGTCTTGGCTACTTTCTTGGTATTTGCTGAAGTTAAGAACCCTGACACAATTGTGCGACTAAATCTTGCAGGGGAACCGGACACCTTTGACCCACATTTTGCTTACGATACGGCAAGCGGCGAGGTTTTGAGCGAGGTTTATGAATGTCTCATTGAGTACGTCGGATCGAGTGTTACAGAAATGGCTCCAAGGCTTGCCACTCAAGTACCAACTGTTCAGAATGGTCTCATCAAAGACGATGGAAAAACTTATGTATTTCCTATCAGAAAAGGTGTCAAATTCCACAATGGTGCCGAACTTAAACCTGAAGATGTCGAATACAGCTTCGAAAGAGGCCTTTTATTCGATCCAGCCGGTGGTCCAATGTGGATGCTCTGGGAAGCGATGTTCGAAGTCTATGCACTCGAAGAACTCGTGGAAGCAGTTGCTGGAAAACCATATTCAGAGATGATTGATTCCAACACAGGAGAACCATTGCCAGAGTATAAAGATACCTTGGTTAAAATTTACACAGATTATATCGATCCAGCTATCGAAGTCGAAGGAGATAATGTCGTCTTCCATCTTAAGAGACCTTTTGGACCATTCCTATCAATACTCTGTGGCTATGCAAACTGGAGTATGATTCTCAACAAAGAATGGTCAATCGCTCAAGGTTGTTGGGATGGCAAAGCAGATACATGGTGGAGATATCACGATCTGGCAAAAGAAAAATCTCCGCTCTATGCAAAAACAAATGGTACAGGTCCATTTAAAGTAGTCGAATGGGATAGAGCACAGCAAAGGGTTACACTTGAAAGATTTGATGGATATTGGAGAGGTCCAGCAAAGATAAAGAAAGTAATTATATGGAATGTGGGCGAATGGTCAACAATGAAAGCAATGCTTGAAAAAGGCGATGCAGACATTGCTGCAGTTCCAACTATATACCTACCCCAGATCGAGAACACACCTGGTATAACAGTTATAAAACCTTTACCATATGTTTCGGTAACGTCCTTACACTTCAATTGGAATGTCAGACCAGATAGTAAATACATAGGTTCTGGTAAACTTGACGGCGAAGGTATACCACCTGATTTCTTCAGCGACGAACATTTGAGAAGGGCTTTTGCATATGTAATAAATTATGATGCAGTTATAAAAGATGTCTTGAGAGGACTTGGAAGCAGAGTGCCTGCAGACTTGCCAAGCACATTGTTAGGTTACAATCCAAAATTACCGTTGTATCAATTCAGTATCACCAAGGCAACAGAAGAGTTCAAGAAGGCGTGGAACGGTGAAGTTTGGAAGAAAGGGTTCAAGCTGACATTACTGTACAACACAGGAAACGAAGTCAGAAGAACCATAGCAGAAATGATCAAGACTTACGTTGAAATGATCAACCCGAAATTCAAAATCGAAGTTCGTGGTGAGCAATGGCCTACATATTTGACTTCATACAAAAATGGCTATCTACCAGCCTTCATAATAGGTTGGGTTGCTGACTATCCAGATCCACATAACTTCATTCAGACATACTATCACTCAGCGGGAACATACGGTTTTGCACAGGGTGAAAACTTCAAGAAATTTGTATCAACTCCAAGACCAGAACTCGGTGGCAAGAGTGTTAATCAGATCATCGAAGAAGCCGCGACAAATCCAGATCCCGCTGTGAGACAAAAACTGTATGAACAAGTTCAAATTGTTGCTATAAACAACGTTCTTGGTGTACCTTTGTATGAAACACAAACCTTCTTCGTAGGAAGAAGCTGGGTAAAAGGATGGTTCAACAATCCAATGAGACCCGGACACGATTATTACTATCTGTGGAAAGAGGAATAA
- the rpmI gene encoding 50S ribosomal protein L35: MSKMKVSKTAAKRFRVTKNGKVLYNHARTRHTTGKRKRSALRVLRKKDTLRKGDEKRIKKLLALR, from the coding sequence ATGAGTAAGATGAAAGTTAGTAAAACAGCAGCCAAGAGGTTCAGAGTCACAAAGAACGGTAAAGTGCTTTACAATCACGCTCGCACACGACATACAACTGGTAAAAGAAAAAGATCTGCACTCAGGGTCCTAAGGAAAAAAGATACTCTGAGAAAAGGCGACGAAAAAAGAATCAAGAAATTACTCGCCTTGAGATGA
- the kamE gene encoding lysine 5,6-aminomutase subunit beta, which yields MNIDLKNIRPYGDQLGDGAVQLSFTLPIEYGPLARETAKKFCETLGFQDIVIATMEDIGENFTFFVIYAKASVSIDASTIKVVAPKFRRMTREQLDELVKKEFNRKIVVVGATIGTDAHTVGLDSILNMKGFHGDYGLERYHAFKVYNMGAQVSPVELVKKVREVDADVILVSQVVTQRNVHIRHLTELMDLLYAEGLREDLLVIVGGPRITHELALELGYDAGFGAGTVPSDVANFIVQELLKKYSR from the coding sequence ATGAATATAGATCTGAAAAATATAAGACCCTACGGGGATCAATTGGGTGACGGGGCTGTGCAACTTTCATTCACTTTACCAATAGAATACGGTCCACTTGCACGTGAAACAGCCAAAAAATTTTGCGAAACCCTTGGTTTTCAAGATATTGTCATAGCAACTATGGAAGATATAGGAGAGAACTTCACCTTCTTCGTAATTTATGCTAAGGCATCTGTGTCCATCGATGCTTCTACTATAAAAGTTGTTGCTCCAAAATTCAGGAGAATGACACGTGAACAACTCGATGAGCTTGTGAAGAAAGAATTCAACAGAAAAATAGTGGTGGTTGGAGCGACCATAGGAACAGATGCACACACAGTTGGTCTTGATTCAATACTCAATATGAAGGGATTTCACGGTGATTATGGATTGGAAAGATATCACGCTTTCAAAGTATATAACATGGGAGCTCAAGTTTCACCTGTTGAACTGGTCAAAAAGGTACGTGAAGTTGATGCCGATGTGATTCTTGTTTCTCAGGTGGTTACACAGAGAAATGTTCACATAAGACATCTGACGGAACTCATGGACCTTCTGTACGCCGAAGGGTTAAGAGAAGACCTTTTGGTGATAGTAGGTGGGCCAAGAATTACCCACGAACTCGCCTTAGAACTGGGCTATGATGCAGGTTTTGGTGCTGGTACAGTTCCAAGTGACGTCGCCAATTTCATTGTTCAAGAGCTTTTGAAGAAATACTCTCGTTGA
- the kamD gene encoding lysine 5,6-aminomutase subunit alpha, giving the protein MDRPKIRLDKKLVDYARKLAKEITDQIQQVIDQHSTVSVERAVLRLFGIDGVTDDQIPLVNVVVDKIKEWEMLQDGVTRPIVNAMIVLDKSAQEIAEAIVDGLDLRSLPHVPDEKIDLKMRELSSRSLEKIEKTSQYRENLLKELGDPPQPYKYLIVATGNIYEDVIQARAAVKQGADIIAVIRSTAQSLLDYVPYGATTEGYGGTYATQENFRIMRQALDDIAKKVGRYIRQVNYASGLCMPEIAALAALEGLDILLNDAMYGILFRDINMIRTFTDQYISRLLCAFSGITINTGEDNYLTTADAIEKAHTVTASQLINEQFALKAGMKPRLMGLGHAFEINPEIEDGLLYEIAHAMLARELFANYPIKYMPPTKFMTGNIFKGYAMETLFNLVSVMTGQSIQLLGILTEAIHTPYLHDRYLALINANYVFNNARHLGREVIFKKDGFVEKRANEVLREAVNLLEHTRDVGLLRAIEEGQFADIPRARDGGKGLDGVFKKSENYVNPIQDELERRLGVRR; this is encoded by the coding sequence GTGGATCGCCCAAAGATCAGGCTTGATAAGAAATTAGTCGATTATGCAAGAAAATTGGCAAAAGAAATAACGGACCAGATTCAGCAAGTGATCGATCAACATTCTACAGTTTCAGTCGAAAGAGCTGTCCTCAGACTCTTTGGAATCGATGGAGTCACAGATGATCAGATTCCTTTGGTAAATGTGGTAGTAGATAAGATCAAAGAATGGGAAATGCTCCAGGATGGTGTCACAAGACCAATTGTCAATGCCATGATTGTTCTCGACAAGAGCGCACAGGAGATAGCAGAAGCAATAGTTGATGGTCTGGATCTTAGATCTCTACCTCATGTACCAGATGAAAAAATCGATTTGAAAATGCGAGAACTATCAAGCCGTTCACTTGAGAAAATAGAAAAAACAAGTCAGTATCGGGAAAATCTCTTAAAGGAATTGGGCGATCCACCTCAACCGTATAAATATTTGATCGTCGCAACGGGAAACATTTACGAGGATGTCATACAAGCGAGAGCCGCTGTAAAACAAGGAGCAGATATCATTGCTGTTATCAGATCGACTGCTCAAAGTTTGCTCGATTATGTTCCATATGGTGCAACAACTGAAGGATATGGTGGAACCTACGCAACTCAAGAAAATTTCAGAATCATGAGACAAGCCCTTGATGATATAGCGAAAAAGGTAGGTAGATATATCAGACAGGTTAATTACGCGTCGGGCCTCTGCATGCCAGAAATCGCTGCACTTGCCGCCCTTGAAGGACTTGATATACTCCTGAATGATGCGATGTATGGTATTTTGTTCAGAGACATAAATATGATAAGGACCTTTACAGATCAATATATCTCAAGACTCTTGTGTGCCTTTTCAGGTATAACGATCAACACTGGTGAAGATAACTATCTCACTACCGCAGATGCCATAGAAAAGGCTCACACTGTAACTGCATCACAATTGATCAACGAACAATTTGCACTCAAAGCCGGTATGAAGCCACGATTGATGGGGTTAGGACATGCCTTTGAAATAAATCCTGAGATCGAAGATGGACTTTTGTATGAAATAGCCCACGCAATGTTGGCAAGAGAACTTTTTGCAAATTATCCAATCAAATATATGCCACCTACAAAATTCATGACTGGAAATATTTTCAAGGGATATGCAATGGAGACATTGTTCAATCTTGTTTCAGTGATGACTGGACAGAGTATACAACTTCTTGGAATTCTCACCGAGGCGATACATACCCCATACTTACACGATAGATACCTTGCATTGATCAATGCTAATTATGTTTTCAACAACGCTCGCCATCTTGGTCGAGAGGTTATTTTCAAAAAAGACGGTTTCGTCGAGAAACGTGCAAATGAGGTACTCAGAGAAGCGGTGAATTTGCTCGAGCACACAAGAGATGTTGGTTTACTCAGGGCAATAGAAGAAGGGCAGTTCGCAGATATTCCTCGTGCAAGGGATGGAGGAAAAGGATTAGATGGTGTTTTCAAAAAATCAGAAAACTACGTAAATCCCATACAGGACGAATTGGAAAGGCGTCTGGGGGTGAGAAGATGA
- the rplT gene encoding 50S ribosomal protein L20, producing the protein MRIKRSLHAKKKRRERFLKAAKGYRGAISRRYKLAKQHYYRAKWYAYVGRKIKKRDYRSLWITRINIAARQNGLKYSQLMHGLKLANVAINRKMLAELAVNDPSSFSEYVKIAKEHLEKHATV; encoded by the coding sequence ATGAGAATCAAAAGATCGTTGCACGCCAAGAAAAAAAGAAGAGAAAGATTTTTAAAAGCTGCTAAAGGATATAGAGGTGCGATTAGTAGAAGGTATAAACTCGCAAAACAACATTATTACAGAGCAAAGTGGTATGCATACGTTGGCAGAAAAATTAAAAAGAGAGATTACAGGAGTTTGTGGATTACAAGAATCAATATTGCAGCAAGACAAAATGGCTTAAAATACAGCCAACTCATGCATGGATTAAAGCTTGCGAACGTTGCTATCAACAGGAAAATGCTCGCCGAACTTGCCGTAAATGATCCATCATCGTTCAGTGAATATGTAAAGATAGCTAAGGAACACCTTGAAAAACATGCTACCGTTTAA
- a CDS encoding SAM hydrolase/SAM-dependent halogenase family protein: MIAFLTDWSLKSYYVGVAKAVMKRINPDATIIDITHEIKPFDVRMAAHILLRASIDFPQGTVFVAVVDYGVGTSRKAICMRTKNEQFYVGPDNGIFTYVALNYGVKQVRELDNKSLHYGSSYTFHGRDIFASVAGHLSKGVRFEDVGSVLPNYIVLPVKVAQVQSDNVIGEVVYCDGFGNIETNISASYVERLGWDIDDIILLNDKFELVYVKAYGDVEKGKGLVHIDSSGFLEIAVNQGCAEEFFKLNQGQQITLRRKRS; the protein is encoded by the coding sequence ATGATAGCCTTTCTGACAGATTGGTCTTTGAAGAGTTATTATGTTGGCGTGGCAAAAGCGGTTATGAAAAGGATAAATCCAGATGCAACCATCATTGACATTACTCATGAAATCAAGCCATTCGATGTTAGAATGGCAGCTCATATCCTTCTGAGGGCTTCGATTGACTTTCCACAGGGTACTGTCTTTGTGGCGGTTGTTGATTATGGTGTGGGTACAAGCCGCAAAGCGATTTGTATGAGGACAAAGAACGAACAGTTTTATGTGGGACCAGATAATGGAATTTTCACATATGTAGCACTCAACTATGGTGTCAAACAAGTTCGAGAATTGGACAACAAATCGCTGCATTACGGTTCTTCTTATACATTTCATGGAAGGGATATCTTTGCTTCTGTGGCAGGTCATTTGTCGAAAGGTGTTCGGTTTGAAGATGTTGGTAGTGTATTGCCAAATTATATAGTTTTACCAGTGAAGGTAGCTCAAGTGCAGTCAGATAATGTGATTGGAGAAGTTGTTTACTGTGATGGCTTTGGAAATATTGAAACGAATATATCTGCATCGTATGTGGAAAGACTCGGATGGGATATAGACGATATCATTCTTTTGAATGATAAATTCGAACTTGTATATGTCAAAGCATATGGCGATGTGGAAAAAGGAAAGGGTCTTGTTCATATCGATAGTTCTGGTTTTTTGGAGATAGCGGTTAATCAGGGTTGTGCAGAAGAATTTTTCAAACTGAACCAAGGGCAACAAATAACCCTTAGGAGGAAAAGGTCTTGA
- a CDS encoding HEAT repeat domain-containing protein: protein MDLEQYRSLIDRIVNEKGTQAIPKLLELLTDENEEVREIVLQTIQRFGDQAIPILIDKFKQKIHEQTKNDILILYLVDILSDLQEMSIKKDLYQLLNRYDQESAQLVIYEALAKLGDGEKIIDIVSYFLLEDEYRDELAEQAVMVLAHIANPKAVDSLVKAYKDERLHSEVKPFIIKALAMITIKDQKLWDYLNKIAENQLIEDVQKYLEN from the coding sequence ATGGATTTAGAGCAATATCGATCTCTTATAGACAGGATTGTGAACGAGAAAGGCACTCAGGCAATACCAAAACTTTTAGAGCTCTTAACAGACGAAAATGAGGAAGTCAGAGAAATCGTTTTACAAACCATTCAAAGATTTGGTGATCAAGCAATACCAATATTGATCGATAAATTCAAGCAAAAAATCCACGAACAAACCAAGAACGACATTCTTATTCTGTATTTGGTGGATATCCTTTCAGATTTGCAGGAAATGAGTATCAAAAAAGATCTATACCAACTCCTCAATAGATACGATCAAGAAAGTGCACAACTTGTTATTTACGAAGCTCTTGCAAAACTCGGTGACGGAGAGAAAATCATAGACATTGTGAGTTATTTTCTGTTAGAAGATGAATACAGAGATGAACTTGCAGAACAAGCAGTTATGGTTTTAGCACATATTGCCAATCCTAAAGCCGTTGATTCTCTTGTGAAAGCATATAAAGACGAACGGCTTCACTCTGAGGTGAAGCCGTTCATCATAAAAGCACTCGCTATGATAACGATAAAAGATCAAAAATTGTGGGATTATCTGAACAAAATCGCGGAAAATCAACTAATAGAAGATGTTCAAAAATATCTTGAAAATTAA
- a CDS encoding metal-dependent hydrolase family protein gives MSNLIALTNAKILDGTGEKPFDGTVLIQGKSIQEVGPKGSVNIPKDAEVFDLSGKYLLPGLIDAHLHLTGFRSGDTVKESLLVPYEVLVARVVKDLEALLKAGFTTIGDAGGAIAVGIKKAVEEGTILGPRISAAGYTLSQTFGHGDEHYLPIDYVDPRESKFKTSLGSLICDGVEECQKAARYALRCGADFIKVSATGGVLSERDRPEYTQFTIEELRAIVQEAQHAKRFVHAHAQGTEGIKNALLAGVKVIAHAIFIDEECCRLAKEKDAIVVPTLSIVEHIMVYGQAIGIPEWGLKKCEQVYEAHVENIKLAYKHGVKLATGTDFLGGAKAFKHGDNALEMILLVEKVGMTPIEAIVAATKNAAEAVGLSNITGTIEPGKLADLIVVKEDPLENIRVLADKNNIMMIFKEGVLIKD, from the coding sequence ATGTCTAATCTCATCGCTCTGACTAATGCAAAGATCTTAGACGGCACAGGGGAAAAACCATTTGATGGAACGGTATTGATTCAAGGCAAATCCATTCAAGAAGTTGGTCCAAAAGGCTCTGTAAATATTCCCAAGGATGCTGAAGTTTTCGATCTGAGTGGAAAATATCTTCTGCCTGGTTTGATCGATGCTCATTTACATCTCACTGGTTTCAGATCAGGGGATACGGTGAAGGAATCTTTGCTGGTACCATACGAAGTTCTTGTTGCAAGGGTTGTCAAAGATCTTGAGGCATTACTAAAAGCTGGTTTTACAACCATAGGAGATGCGGGAGGGGCAATCGCAGTTGGTATAAAGAAGGCAGTTGAGGAGGGAACGATACTTGGACCAAGGATATCGGCAGCAGGTTACACACTTTCCCAAACCTTCGGTCACGGCGATGAACATTATCTACCAATCGATTATGTTGATCCAAGAGAGTCAAAATTTAAAACATCTCTGGGCTCATTAATCTGTGACGGTGTCGAAGAGTGTCAAAAAGCAGCACGTTACGCACTCAGGTGTGGGGCTGATTTCATAAAAGTTTCAGCAACAGGTGGTGTTTTGTCTGAAAGGGACAGACCTGAATATACACAGTTTACTATAGAAGAACTGAGGGCAATCGTTCAAGAGGCTCAACATGCCAAGAGATTTGTTCATGCACATGCACAAGGGACTGAGGGGATCAAAAACGCACTTTTGGCAGGTGTTAAGGTGATTGCTCATGCAATTTTCATAGATGAAGAATGTTGTAGATTAGCCAAAGAAAAAGACGCCATAGTAGTACCAACGCTTTCAATCGTCGAACACATTATGGTTTACGGCCAAGCGATTGGTATACCAGAATGGGGTCTGAAAAAATGTGAACAAGTCTACGAAGCACATGTGGAAAACATAAAATTGGCGTATAAACATGGAGTGAAACTCGCAACTGGTACCGATTTTCTCGGTGGTGCAAAAGCTTTTAAGCATGGTGATAATGCATTGGAAATGATTCTTTTGGTGGAAAAGGTTGGCATGACTCCGATCGAAGCGATAGTCGCAGCAACCAAAAATGCTGCCGAAGCTGTCGGATTGTCTAATATAACAGGAACGATTGAACCAGGAAAATTGGCAGACCTAATCGTTGTAAAAGAAGATCCATTAGAGAATATAAGAGTACTTGCTGATAAGAACAATATCATGATGATCTTCAAAGAAGGTGTTTTGATAAAAGATTAA